From the Marivivens sp. LCG002 genome, the window GCGACGATCGCCGCCTCATCTGCCTTGGAGATTTCACCGCTCGGGACATAGAATTTGAGCCCGTTCCGATCGGCAGGAATATGGCTTCCCGTGATCATAATGGCCGAGGCTTTCGCCCCCAAAGAAGCCAAGGCCAATGCGGGCGTGGACAGAGCGCCGCAATCGACGACACGCAAACCCGCCGAAAGCGCAGCCTCGATAACATTCTCCGCGATCCGAGGCGAAGACGGTCGCAAATCACGGCCGACAAAGAGCGCCCCGCCATTGGGACAGGCTGCCAGAAACGCATGGGTATATCGGGCGACAAGTTCGGGGGTGAGTTCCGTTACCAAACCGCGCAAACCACTTGTGCCGAACGAAGGAGCCATTCTGAAAACCTCTGTAAATCAATGGATTTTCTTAGACCAGCACGAGGCGAAATCGTCAATTGCCTTGAGGAGTTAACAGGTTCCTAATGCAAAGTTCGGACGCGAAGCGCCTCGTTAAGGGGGCGGGGGTATTCTCCTTGATCAGCTCAAGAGGAGAATAAAATGTCTGCAAAAGATCACTTTCGCACCCAGAACCGTAGTCGCGCAGGCGGGCCTTCGCATCTCGTCAATGTCGTGCCAAGCGATGAAGAGGATCTGCCTTTCGTCACCCAGTGGCTCTATCTTGCGACCCAAGGGGCGCTGACCATCACGACATCGGGCGGCGAGACGCTCACGACACCTGTCCTTCAGGCGGGCTGGCATCCCATTGAAGTGAGCCGACTTCATCAAACAGGCACGACTGCAACCGGAATCATGGCGGGCTGGTGATGCGGGTATCGCTTCTTCAAAATGCAGTGCGCCGCCCCGCGTTCCACTCTGCGCATGCCGTCGGTGGCATAGACCCCGTCGCTGTTTGGGACTTTGCGCAAGGGGAGTTTCCCCAAGGCTTTGGCCATACACGCGCAAGTGTCGGAATCGGCATAGACGCTATGGGCAATTTCGCCACCATCGGCGCAAACATGCTGCGATATGATCGCAGCAAAGCCCTGCCCGAGGTCATACTGGAGCCGGGTGCGACCAATATCCTAAGCTTTGGCGAGGCCCGGATCGGAGCGGGATGGACACCTTCGGGCGCGAGCGCGGTCAACCTCGCGCTTGATGCGCTTGGACAATTTGCGGGCTGCCGCGTGGCCAGCAATGGCGCGACTTGGCATAGGCTTTTGCATTCGGAACGGCCTGTTCTGGCGTCGGGTGTCCCCTATCGCGTCACATGCTGGCTCGAACTCGGCTCGTCGGATCAAGCGGTGATTATTCTGCGCGATAATACTGGGGGAACGGAATCGAGGCTCCAGACCACCATTTCCGCCGCGACCGTCCAATCAGAGCTTGCGGGTCAGATCACGGACATCTCGACAAGGGTTTCGCTTGGGGTCCTCGAACTCTCTTGCGTCTTTACGCCGAACTTCAGTCGGGATGTGAATTTCGGTATCGGACCCGCATCATCAGTTGCGGGGCAGGATGTCATCATCTTCGGGGCACAGGTAACGATGGGAACTGCACGCTCCACCTATGTGCACAGCTTTGGCGGCGCCGCGACGCGTGCTGCCGATATCGTCACTTGGGCCGCACCCAGCGGAGAGTTCGACCTTCGGCTGACGTTGGGTGATGGAACGCATAGCGATCAGACCAACATCTCGACCAGCTCGTCTTGGGCACCGGAATTGCCGCTGCGGGCCAGCAAACTGGCGCTGTATCCGGTCGGAACACTGTGATCCAGGATCCCGATAACGGCAGCGATGAACGCCTCATCGTCCTCTGCTCGGACAAGGCACGGATGATCGGGAATACCCTCGCCGCCAACGGGCGAAACAACTGTGGGGACCCCTAAATCGATTGTCTCGAACACCTTTATCTTGACCCCCGACCCAAGCCGAAGAGGCGCAAGAGCGACCTCCGCACTCCCGAGGAGAGGCATCGGATCTTCGACAAACCCCGTAAAGGTGACATCATCTGCGGCGTGGTGCAGGAGCCGTTTGCCCGGATGTGCGCCGACGACAAGGATATGCGCTTCGGGGCGTTGCCGTTTGATCTCTGGGAACAGGCTTGTAATCAGGTGGATCGCCGCATCCTCGTTTTCCGCTCGCGCCATATTCCCCCAAAAGACCAGACGCCCCCTCACTGGCTTCGAGCGAGGCGTAGAGGCAAAAGTGCCGCGCACAAGCTGCGCCGAAACAGGAACCAACGTTTTGCAGGACACCAGATCGCAATCCGTTTGACTGAGCGTTTCGACGTTGCACACACCGCGCCATGCGCGTTCTTCCCAGCGCACTGTCCTCCAAGCCTCAAAGCCGAAGAGGAGCGAAAACCTTACACCGTTTTTCATGCGGCGCCGATAGAGGTTCGAGACAACATCATGTTGGCGAAAGGTGAAAAGCGGCCAAAAGTCTTGGGGGATGGCGCCGAGACCCTGAGAGAAATCGGCAAAAAAATCTGTGAATTCGGGCGAGTTCATGTGCTTTGCAACCTGTTGACGCGCCCGCCATCGCCGCGCTGAGGCAAAGGATGGAAGATGTGGATAGGCCAGCGCGCCCAAGATCCGGTCCTTGGGCCCAATCTCCAGCACCTCGACCGTAAGGTTCTTCGGCCAGTCCGGCTGTGGTGGATCAAGCCGATCCAACCTGTTTCGAAACGCAAGAACATGGACCGTGGCATAGTCGCGGGCAAGTTGGAGCAGGTTTTGATAGGCCAGCTTCTGACCCGAGGAGGTTGCGAGAGAATTGGGATTGAAGCCGCAGACAAGGAAAAGATGACGCTCGCCTTTCGGTGAGGGTCGAAGCGGGTGCTGCCGCCAGTCCTGCACCGTTTGCGCCAGATGCGGGAAACAGGTTTCGAACCTCGCGATATCATGGGCAACGTCTTGATTGATGATCGCCGCAAAGTTTGCCCCGATCCGCCCGCGCTCTCCTTTAAAAGCATGTCCGATGTTCACCCGCTTCAGGGGCTCCTTCACCCCTGCAAGATCCAGAACCTCGCGCAACACGCGTTCAGGGTCGGCATGGAGACGCTCGAAGGGAATGACCCTTGTCCTGTCCGGCCCAAGGACAGTCTGCCAACGTGCGATTTGCCCCGCATAATCCTGATAACGCCGCGTTCGGGTATTGCGAAGGTGGCGCAGCTGGTCAAAGGCCGTGGACCGCGCTCCACGATCGAAGCCCGTCTCCATCCGAAGACCCGACCAAGCGCGTTCAGCGGGGTTCTTGGCGACAAACACCACGGCCAGTTCGGGACACAGCCGCGCGAGTGCACGAATACGCCAAATCGCCAAAGGCCCGTAGTCGGGTGCGACCTCCACCAGCGGACCACGCGCCGCGTCAAACCCCGAAAGATAACGGTGGATCGCCCAGACCCGCCCCCTGTCGAAATGATGGGTTTCTTTTGCGTCGGGCAAAGCCACAAGTCCTTGAGCCCGCAATTCGCGATCGAGCCAGGTCGTGCCCGCCTTTTGCGCCCCGATGACAAAGAGGCGCGGCTTGGCCATGCCATTGAATCGCCTCGGGTAAAGCGGCAGCCATAGCACGGCCGCAAGTTCCAGACAGACAGCGACATACTGCAAACATTTCACGAAAAGACCAATCGGCCCCGCGCTTTTGCGATAAGGGTTCGCGCCGAATGACGCCAGAATACGGTCGAAAAATATCATGCCGGACCTCCTTGGTGTGCAATCGCGCTACGGGCCCCGATCCAAAGTCGCAGCTCACTCCTGGACTGCACCGCAAATGTCGCAGCGGCTGCACCGATCGGGCCAAAGACCGCCGCCCCCAAGAGGATCATGGCCGCGCCAACCGCAAGGCTCTGGATCGATACCCGCGCCACCTGCGCTTCGGCGCCCGACATCGACAAAAAGAGCCCCGACGGCCCCGTGAGACCGTTGACCACCTGACCCAGCGCAAGGAGGAGCAAGACGATCTGCATGTCCTCTGCGTTCGGAGCAATGGCACCGAGCAACACACCACCCGCCACCACAAAGACGCCGAAAAGCACGAGGGCCGGCACCCCCGCCATAAGGGCAGCGGTGCGCAAATCCGCGTTGATCGCACTCGCATTCCTCTCGGCATGGTGACGTGCCAAGCGGGGTCCGACGGCAAGCCCTACGGCGCTGTGCACAAAGACGATGATCGAACCCAGCCGCGATGCCGCGAAATAGCCGCCCGCAACCTCGACGCCGCAAAAGGCACCCACGGCGAGCGTGTCGAGATTGGCGAAAAGCGTGCCGCTGAGAGTGCTGATCCAAATCCGGTGGCGCACCCTTGCGACATCAGCGTCCATCGGGGCGCAATCTTCAAAATCTCGAAGCGACCGCATCTGGAGCGCGGCCATCAGAAAGATCGGCGGAATTGCCAAGACGAGGAGCATCGACGTTTGCTGCCCCTGAGGAAATGACATGACGACCCACACGCCGATCATCAGCAAGCCGCGCCACAAGATATCGCGGGGAACGAGCGCACGCACAAACGAACCGCGAGCCCGAAAAATCGCAGCCATGAGGTCGAGCGCCACATAGGCAGGCAAGATCACAAGACCCAGAGCGAAAATCCATTCCCGAAGCACCAATGCCCCGATCAAGGCAAAGAGCAAAGCCGCCGACAACGACTGGCGCAATGCCCTCCACACAAGGACGCGCGAGAAAAAGCCTTGCGAGATGTAACGCGTCAAGGTGAGCGGCCAGCCCAGCGCGCAAATCGGCGTCAAGAGGGCCAGCATCGCCATAACCGTGCCGAAATAGCCGAAGTCCTCGGCGGTAAAGGCACGCCCGACAAACGTCAGCGTCCCGAGCGACAGCGCCGCCGCGCATAGCCGAAGCACAAGACTGAGTGACCCGTCTTTCAGCATGAGAGGTTCCCCTCCACATATCGGGCATAGGCCAGCATCCCCAAAGTCAGAGATGGGCCGACCCAAAGATAGAACGAGGTCAGGATACCGCCGTCCACAAGCCCCGCGACCAGAAGGAGCCCGAAGCAAAGCCGCGCTCGTCTTTGATCGGCAGAGCCTCCTTTGCGGAGCACCCATGCGATAAGTGTGACCATGCACCCCGTGCCCAAAACGCCCCCATACATCCCCAATCGAAGAATGAGGCTTTTGGCGGTCAAAGCGTTTCCCGTTCGCAGATCCTCGCTTACCTCCCACAAATGGGCCAAATTGCTCACGCGCTGGGGAAAGAAAAACACCTCGTTCGACCACCCGACCCCGACGAAGGGATGGTCTATTATGATCGAGAGCGCGGCCTTGTTGTATGTCGCGCGAATGAGAGCCGAGGGGTCTTGGGAAAGCGTGCTGATCCGTTCGAAAACCACGGGCGCGATGATGTCGCGCAGCGCGAGCATGGCCGCCCCGCCCAATAGTCCGATCACCATGATCCGCCATCTGTTCGAGGGCCGCCCCCCGCGCCAGAGATAGAGGCCAACGACAACGGTCAACAGCACTCCGATCAAGGAGGCGGTGGCGAGGACGAGACCAAACCCCACAGACAGAAGCCGCAGCGAAGGCAAGCCGGCAGCAGGATAAATGAACCACGGCACAAAGAGCAGCATCACAAGTTTTGCCAACTCTGCCGGTTCCATCGTCGGTCCCGTCAAGCGGCCGAAGCGGGCGATTGCAGGGCTTCCGTAATTGTCGCGCGCTCCCTCGACAATGGGCCAAAGCAGCGAATGAAGGCCGCCGCGTCCGACAAGCCCGCCGAATTGGATCACAGAGTAGAGACAGGTCAGCAAAAAGGCAGCGATGATGGCCGACTGGATCGCATTCCTCCCGATGAAAAAGGGCAGCGACATGCCGATCAGGACAAGGGCCAGCAGGACGATGGGAACAACCGCCGTTCGCAGCGACTTTGCCAAAGGCTCAAGGCCATATGCACTTAGTCCGAGGGCGGAAAACTGTGCTCCGTTCCAGAGCGTGAGCCCCGTGCAACAGAGCAGGAAAACGGCAACGACCCGCAGGACATCCCCGCCCTGTCCGCGCAAGAGGAACATGCGCGCCCCACCTTGCCACAGGATCATCGGAACAAGAAGGGGAAGCGCATAGAGCCCGAGGTTTGTGTCAAAGTTCCCGAGAAATCCCGGTTTTCGCCAAGCGCAAAACGGCAGGGCGAGAATGAACAGGATCGAAACGAACCGCGTCGGCGCCGCAAGCCTGATCATTCACCTCACTCCTTCTACCGACACTCTTGGCAACCGAGGCACGAAGCCCGCTTTGATACAGCACCCGCAACACACCGCTTGGCAGAATTCGCATGAACAGCCTTAACAAAGGGTAAATGTATGAGAGCGAGAGCATCCCTTGTTGGTTGAAGACCGCGCGCGCATACCATTTGCACTCTTGCAGGCCACGCCGAAGCGACGTGCGGCGCTTGAAGAAACCCGCACCGACCCGCCAACTGAAAAGCGTCTGGGGCACGTTCGCCATTTCGACGCCAAGCTCCGACAGCCGCACAAGAAAAGCGAGATCTTCGGTCAGATAGGCGTCAGGATAGCGTAGCCTTTGATCCTTGAGCAGCGCGCGGCGAAAGCAAAAGGTCGGATGAAGAAGCGGGATAAGCCGCGTCAAGGACGCACGCGCCTCCGAAGGTGTGAGGGGATAGCTCCGCTGCCCACATACAGCTCCCGCTTCGTCGATATCCTGCACCTGACAGCCGACAAGCCCGACATCGGGGTGGGCGCGAAGATAGGCGATCTGTGTCGCAAAGCGGTTGGGAAGCGAAATATCGTCGGCATCCATTCGGAAGACGAACTCCTCCTCCCCCAAGAGATCGATCAAGACATTCAGCGAACGGGCAAGGCCCACGCAGGACGTGTTTTGCCGCACGATGAAAAAGCGGTGCCGATTGAGTTCAAGCCAGATCGTCTGTTCCGCGCTCAGTGGTCCATCACAAGCGAGATAGATATGGATACCACCCGTCCCGCGTTGGGACTCCACGGACCGCAAGGCCGTTTCGAAGTATTCGATGGAATCGCTCCGATGCAATGTCATCAGAACAGCAGCGCGCGGCAACCCAAGATCAGCAGAGTCGAACATGTGAACCTCTCATTCAGGATGAGAGGAAGGTGACCACGCTAAGGTTAATGAACCGCTTACAAAAGGTTTTCAAAGGGTTAACGACTAGGAAAGTGTCGAAAGGAATGCTGCCGCACTCTGGCGATAGGCAATCTGGGTCTCGGGCGCCAGCTTGTCCCACGTACGATAGACAGGCTGAAGCCTCGGGTTCCCGCCGAGTTTGTCACGATTGCGAACGAGGAAATCCCAGTAGAGCGGGTTAAAGGGACAGCACCCTTCGCCGTGCTTCATTTTCACATCATAGGCGCAAGAGCCGCAGTAGTCGGACATTTTGTTGATGTAGTTCCCGCTGGAGGCATAGGGCTTGGACCCCAAAAGCCCGCCATCGGCAAATTGGCTCATGCCGATCGTATTGGGGGCCTCGACCCATTCAAACGCATCGACATAAACGGCCAGATACCATTCATGGACCTCTTTGGGATTGATACCGGCCAGCATCGCGAAATTGCCCGTCACCATGAGCCGCTGGATGTGATGGGCATAGGCCTCGTCCCGTGTCTGACCGATCGCGGCCGAAAGACAGGCCATCTTCGTCTCGCCGTTCCAATAGAACCAAGGCAAAGCTCTTTGGGCCTCGAAATGGTTTTGCTCGGTATAGTCGGGCATTTTGAGCCAGTAGATTCCCCTGATATATTCGCGCCAGCCGATAATCTGGCGGATATAGCCCTCGACCGCATTCAAAGGCGCTTTGCCCTCGTAATAGGCCCTCTCCACCCGACGGCAGAGCAGCAACGGGTCCAAAAGTCCAACGTTGAGGTAAAGGGCAAGGAGCGAGTGATAGAGAAACGGCTCGTCTTTTAGCATGGCGTCCTGATAGTCCCCGAAATTCGGCAATGCCTCGCGGACAAAGGACTCCATCACGGCTTCGGCCTGTTCTGCCGTCACTGCAAACCAGAACGGCTCCAGCGTGCCGAAGTTCTCGGGAAACCGCGCAGTGACCAGTTCGAGAACCTCTTTGGTAATCCCGTCAGGTTCAAATCGCAGCGGGCGCGGCATAAAGAGATCATCGCGCGCGGGCTTGCGGTTTTCTGCATCATAGTTCCATTGCCCGCCCTCGGGCTCGGCCCCCTGCATCAAGAGGCCCGTTTTTCTGCGCATGTCGCGGTAGAAATATTCCATGCGGAGCTGTTTGCGGCCCTCGGCCCAGCGCTCGAATTCCTCATGCGAGGCGATAAACCGATCATCTGCGAGCATCTCGAGTTCGACGCTCTTCGACTTTGCCCAATCGAGGAGAGCCTGTCGCAATCGGTATTCCGAAGGCTCGATGACCGTGATCCGCGATGCGCCCGTCTCGGCAACAAGACGGTCAAGCTCTCCGGTGATAGAGCCTGCGTTATCGGGATCATCGTATCGGGTATAGCGCACATCCCAGCCGTCCTTGCTCAACCGGTCTGCAAAGTGCCGCATTGCGGAGAAGATAAAGGCCAGTTTCTTTTTGTGGTGGGGCACATAGGACGCTTCCTCACGGACTTCTGCCATGAGAACACAAGCATGAGCGGAGGCGCCTGCCCGAAGCGCCGCGCCGCCCAAGCTAAGCTGGTCGCCCAACACGAGAATGATCTGATCGATAGAGATGGTCATCGGCCTCAGATAGCGCCACGGGGCGGCCGATCCAGAGAGGCGCGCTCAATGAACGAAAAAACGCCGAAGCGGTGTCCCCGTTTCGGCGTTTCCAATGGTTAGTAGTGATGTGTTTACTTCACGCCAGCACGCTTGGGACTGAGTTCCGAGGCAAGAACCACGGCCAAACCCAAGAGAATGGAAATGAACGAGGTGCCGGCGGATAGGAGCTCGACATAGGCACCACCGATAAAACCGCTGAACTCACCGCCCTCGCAAAACACACTCGCCCGCATCGCGACATAGTGCATGGTGGCAATCGCCGCGCCCATGACGACCGAACCGATCAGCGACGACAGGACGGGATTATCCTGCCCCAATTTGTTCGCAAGAACGAAACGGGTCGAAATGGACAAGGCCGCAAGAACAACCGCCCCAACCACAGAGGCAAGCAGCATATCGACACGGAAATACATGATGGCAGAGGACTTCATCGCGAACATGCCGATGTAATGCATCGATCCGATCCCCGCTCCGAAGAACACCCCGCCGACAGCGATATGCATCGCGTTCACCGTTTTGCGGGAAATGACCCAGAGCGCGAGATAGCAGGCAAGCACGACCGGCACGATCGAAACGAGTGTGATCGGAACGTCATAGGCGACGGGCACGGGAAGGATGAAAGCCATCATCCCGATAAAATGCATCGCCCAGACACCTGCGCCAAGAACGGCAGCCCCTGACCAGAGCCATGCGGACTTGTTCACAATATCTTCGGCAACCGAAATCTTGCGCGAGATTTCAAGCGTCACATAGGACGCCATGATAGACAGCAGGATGGACAGAACCACCATGGGCATACTGTATTCACCCTCAAGCACGCCTGTGAGTTCCGACGGCGATAGTGAGAGATTGATGATACCGAAGAGCGTCATTACGCGGCTTCCTTCTTGCGGTTCGAATGTTTGAACATATCGACACGTTCTTTGACCGTCATACTTCTTTGCAGAAGGCTGACCGACGCCTCTTTGACCTGCTCGGTTTCCTCGATATCGACCGAAGCCCCTTTGCTGATCGAGCCCGAGGTGCTGCTTGCCACGTCGACACTTTGCTTTTGCTCGCTGATCGCCTGAACGATTTGGCGGATATCGTTGTCGGCCCGCGTCACCTGTGCCGCGATTTGCCCAAAGGCGTCGCGCGTGCTTTCGGTCGCCGCCGCCCCGCGCTGGACGCTGTCGAGCGATTTCTGGATCAGCTCTTCGGTCTGGCGCACAGCCTCTGTCGAACGTTTTGCCAAAGCGCGCACTTCGTTTGCAACGACGGCAAAACCCTTGCCGTGAATGCCCGCACGTGCGGCCTCGACGGATGCGTTCAAGGCGAGGATATTGGTCTGGAAGGCGATGTCGTTGATGGCTTTCATCACCATGGCGATATCTTCGGCAGAGTTTGAAATCTCGGCCATCGTGGCGACCATTGCATCGACCTGATGGTTCCCTTCACTCGCAAGCGCTTGGGCCATGCTGACCGACCCAGCGGCGGCCTGCGCGGCTTCGACGACCATTGTCGCCTGCCCGCTGGTCTCGTGAAGCATGGACGAGAGTTCCTCGACGCTGGCGGCACGTGTTTCCGCCTCGGCCGCGAGATTATTGGCAGCCCCCGCAAGCGAGTGCGAGAGTTCGGCCATTTTCGACGCGCCGAAAGCAGAATCGGCGACAAAGCTCTCGAGCACCTCGAGAAGGGCGTTGAGTGCGCGCGCGGATTCTCCGATCTCGTCATCCGTTTCGACCCGCACTCGGCGAGAAAGATCCTTGTCGGCCACGATTTGACGAAGGGTCCGTTCGAGACCCTTGAGCGGGCCGAGGGTGCTTCTGACATAGAGGGTCATGAAAAGCACGAACGCCAATGAGCTTGCTTGCACGATCGCCGTCAACACTTTGACAAATTCCGACCTCGCCCCCATCAGCGAGTCATAAGGCACCTGAATGACAAGCTCGAAGGGCTCACCCGCAAAGGTCATCGGCCGCACAAGCTCGAACACCTTGCCGATGGAATGATCCTGTTTGATCAAGATCCCCGCATCCGCATCCAGAGCGGTATCGACCTCTACCGTCGGCTCGAAGTCGATCACATTCGAATACTCGATGTCGGAGCGTCGGCCGAAGCTCACTGCAAACTCGTCGCTCAGCGTCTCGATCGACTTGGCGCTTTTCAGGAAAAGCGAAGGATCAAGACTTGCTACGGCGAAAAGTCCCTGTTCGAATTGAACAGCGAGAACCAGTCTCTCGGAGCCGATGCCCGTAAAACGCACGTCACCGGGTTTGGAGCGAAGCTCGAACAATGTCGCCGTTGCGAAGTCCCGACCATCTTCTGCCAAGGCAAGCAACTGCCCCGAAGCGTCCATGATTGCCGCATCTTTGAATTCCTGGTGACGCACGATAAACGCGCCAAGGATCGCGTCCATTTCGGACAGATCGGTGACCGTATAGGTTGCGGCCCCCATCGAACCGACGTTCTCGACGAGATCGGACTCGATTTCGAGAAGTTGGTCGGACAGAACCTCCGCAACAGCCTCGAGCCGTTGCGCACTCGAACGCTCGAGCCAACTTGTCAGGCTGTTATAGGTCAACAGGACGGTGGCCATCGCACTTAGAACCGTCAACAAGAACACGAAAATAGGGAGCCGTAGCGATATTCGTTTTCCCAGAAGCAATTGGCGTTCCTTTATTTTTCTTTGCCAATCAATTGGCGCCTGTCTGAGAACGGCCTCGAATGTGAATAGTTTAGCCGGTTTGAAGGCTAAGTCGGCCATCAGGACTTAACTTTTGGCTAGGAGCTTGCGGGCGAATGGACAAAGGACGTCAACGAAATCGTGACCTCGCAGCTCACGAAATACATTTACACATATTGTTTTTAATATATATCAAGGTCAAACATTGAGGAGATACCCATGGACTATACTTCCAAATTCCAGACGATGGCCGATGCTGCACGTGCACGCGTGGACGAGGTCGCCCCTTCCGAGGTCGAAGCGCTCATGGCTTCGGGCGCGGTTGCTCTCGACATCCGCGACCCCGATGAACACGCAAATGGCCACATTCCCGGATCGATCAACCTTAGCCGCGGTAAGCTCGAGATGAATGTCGAAGGTATCGTTGCCGATCTGGACGCTACCATTCTGTGCTATTGCAACGCCAACAACCGTGGCGCTCTTTCTGCTGCAAGCCTCAAAGACATGGGCTACCGGAATGCCAAGTTCATCGCAGGCGGGCTGAACGCCTGGAAAAAGCTTCAGGGCTAGACGATGAACCGTCGCACGCTTTTGACGCTCGGAGTTGCGGGGCTGGCCGCCGTAGGTGCAGGGCTGTTCTTACCGTCGCTGGGCGGAGCAGAGAATATCTCGACCCTGACCCTCTCGGGCGAGGCGCTTGCCCGCGCCGAAGACATCGTTCTTGTGGACATCCGCCGCGAGGAGGAGTGGAAGCAAACAGGTGTAATCGAGGGTGCGCATCTTGTGACCTATGCGGGCGCGCAGGATTTTCTTGCCAAGGTCGGACCTCTGGTCGGACAAGGGCAAAAGCTCGCTTTGATTTGTCGCTCGGGCAATCGAACCTCTCAAGCCGCGCGCCAGATCGCACCATTGGTCGACTTCGAAGTGATCGATGTGTCGGGCGGTATGCTCCGCGTCGCAGGTGAGGGCTATGCGCCCGTTGCGCCAACCAAAGCACAGGGATGTGCAAGCTGTAATTGAAGGAAGGCGGGCCGAGATTGCCCGCCTTTTTCCTACACGCGAAACGCTTTGCGATAGGCGCTTGGCGTTATGCCTTTGAGTGCGCGGAACTGGCGATTGAAATTCGCCAAAGCACCATAGCCGACGTCTGCAGCGATATGCGCAATCGGCAGCTCGGTCGCGACAAGCTGCGCCGCAGCGGCCCCGATCCGCAACGCCATCAGATATTCGGTCACGGTCTGTCCTGTCTGCTTTACAAAGAGCCGATGCAGCCCCGAAACCGATAGAGCGGCAATCGCGGCAAGCTCTTCCAGTTCGATCCGTTGCTCGAAGTGACTGTGAAGATAGGTCAGAACCCGTTCGATGCGGTCACGGTTGACCCCGTGCGCTGTGCGCTCGACCGCCGTGCTTGCCAATGCGGTCGAGTCCCCATCTGCAAGACGGACCAGAATCTTGAGCAGCACCAGAAAACGGTCCTGCGGATCGCTGTCGAAGAACGCTTCGATGAGGGGTCTGACCTCCTGCGAAACCCGAGGCGAGAAGGCAAGACCGCGTCCACCCCTTTGCGAGAGCCTTTTGAGAGGTTCCCATTCGGGCAATCCGTGAAAACGGTCGAGCCAATCCTGACCGAACCAGATGACCAAAGCGCGGTGGGGTCCGCTCGCGATGCGCGCCCTGCTCATCCATGTATGCGGCAAGTTCGGACCGACGAGCACCAGATCCCCATCCGTGTAATCTCCGATATGGTCCCCGACGAACCGCTGGCCCGTGGAGTTGAGCGTCAAGGTCAGCTCCCATTCGGGATGATGGTGCCATTGGAACGGGATTTCCCCCTCGAGCCGCCTGTTCAACAGAGCAAGCGACGAGTCCTCTGTCCAGGGTAGGTTCTCGAGATAGGGCCTCATCCCGCAAATTCCTTATCACATATGCCAGAATAGTATCACAATCTGACAGCTAGATACAACATTTCGACCTATGCCGCGTTATCTTGAACCAAGGCAAAAGGGAGGAATTGCCATGCAACAGGCCATTACTGGGGCGGACATCAGCCATCCGGTCTCGTCCAAAGTCACAACGCAGCTCAAAGACATCCAGAAGACCATGCCGCTCCGCGTGCTCTCTGAAGAGGATTGGCAGCACTGGATCACCAAAGGCTATGTGATCGTGCGCAATGCAATCAGCGCCGAGGCCGCCAAGCGGCTCGAGGATGTGCTCTGGGAGTTCGACGAAAAGGACCCGAATAATCCCGACACATGGTACGAACCGCAGCGCCGTCCCCATGTGCGCCCCGAGCTGAACAACGTCGGGATGACCGAGATCTATCACCACCAGTATATGTGGGACAATCGCATGACCCAGCGGGTCTATGATGCCTT encodes:
- a CDS encoding cryptochrome/photolyase family protein, with protein sequence MTISIDQIILVLGDQLSLGGAALRAGASAHACVLMAEVREEASYVPHHKKKLAFIFSAMRHFADRLSKDGWDVRYTRYDDPDNAGSITGELDRLVAETGASRITVIEPSEYRLRQALLDWAKSKSVELEMLADDRFIASHEEFERWAEGRKQLRMEYFYRDMRRKTGLLMQGAEPEGGQWNYDAENRKPARDDLFMPRPLRFEPDGITKEVLELVTARFPENFGTLEPFWFAVTAEQAEAVMESFVREALPNFGDYQDAMLKDEPFLYHSLLALYLNVGLLDPLLLCRRVERAYYEGKAPLNAVEGYIRQIIGWREYIRGIYWLKMPDYTEQNHFEAQRALPWFYWNGETKMACLSAAIGQTRDEAYAHHIQRLMVTGNFAMLAGINPKEVHEWYLAVYVDAFEWVEAPNTIGMSQFADGGLLGSKPYASSGNYINKMSDYCGSCAYDVKMKHGEGCCPFNPLYWDFLVRNRDKLGGNPRLQPVYRTWDKLAPETQIAYRQSAAAFLSTLS
- a CDS encoding MHYT domain-containing protein; the protein is MTLFGIINLSLSPSELTGVLEGEYSMPMVVLSILLSIMASYVTLEISRKISVAEDIVNKSAWLWSGAAVLGAGVWAMHFIGMMAFILPVPVAYDVPITLVSIVPVVLACYLALWVISRKTVNAMHIAVGGVFFGAGIGSMHYIGMFAMKSSAIMYFRVDMLLASVVGAVVLAALSISTRFVLANKLGQDNPVLSSLIGSVVMGAAIATMHYVAMRASVFCEGGEFSGFIGGAYVELLSAGTSFISILLGLAVVLASELSPKRAGVK
- a CDS encoding HAMP domain-containing methyl-accepting chemotaxis protein; amino-acid sequence: MATVLLTYNSLTSWLERSSAQRLEAVAEVLSDQLLEIESDLVENVGSMGAATYTVTDLSEMDAILGAFIVRHQEFKDAAIMDASGQLLALAEDGRDFATATLFELRSKPGDVRFTGIGSERLVLAVQFEQGLFAVASLDPSLFLKSAKSIETLSDEFAVSFGRRSDIEYSNVIDFEPTVEVDTALDADAGILIKQDHSIGKVFELVRPMTFAGEPFELVIQVPYDSLMGARSEFVKVLTAIVQASSLAFVLFMTLYVRSTLGPLKGLERTLRQIVADKDLSRRVRVETDDEIGESARALNALLEVLESFVADSAFGASKMAELSHSLAGAANNLAAEAETRAASVEELSSMLHETSGQATMVVEAAQAAAGSVSMAQALASEGNHQVDAMVATMAEISNSAEDIAMVMKAINDIAFQTNILALNASVEAARAGIHGKGFAVVANEVRALAKRSTEAVRQTEELIQKSLDSVQRGAAATESTRDAFGQIAAQVTRADNDIRQIVQAISEQKQSVDVASSTSGSISKGASVDIEETEQVKEASVSLLQRSMTVKERVDMFKHSNRKKEAA
- a CDS encoding rhodanese-like domain-containing protein, producing the protein MDYTSKFQTMADAARARVDEVAPSEVEALMASGAVALDIRDPDEHANGHIPGSINLSRGKLEMNVEGIVADLDATILCYCNANNRGALSAASLKDMGYRNAKFIAGGLNAWKKLQG
- a CDS encoding rhodanese-like domain-containing protein, with translation MNRRTLLTLGVAGLAAVGAGLFLPSLGGAENISTLTLSGEALARAEDIVLVDIRREEEWKQTGVIEGAHLVTYAGAQDFLAKVGPLVGQGQKLALICRSGNRTSQAARQIAPLVDFEVIDVSGGMLRVAGEGYAPVAPTKAQGCASCN
- a CDS encoding AraC family transcriptional regulator gives rise to the protein MRPYLENLPWTEDSSLALLNRRLEGEIPFQWHHHPEWELTLTLNSTGQRFVGDHIGDYTDGDLVLVGPNLPHTWMSRARIASGPHRALVIWFGQDWLDRFHGLPEWEPLKRLSQRGGRGLAFSPRVSQEVRPLIEAFFDSDPQDRFLVLLKILVRLADGDSTALASTAVERTAHGVNRDRIERVLTYLHSHFEQRIELEELAAIAALSVSGLHRLFVKQTGQTVTEYLMALRIGAAAAQLVATELPIAHIAADVGYGALANFNRQFRALKGITPSAYRKAFRV